The proteins below are encoded in one region of Amorphus orientalis:
- a CDS encoding aromatic ring-hydroxylating oxygenase subunit alpha, with product MDVQDEMRQRLAARQQGFTLEQPFYTDPAYFDVDMKMVWYREWLFAGHDCEVPRPGAFFTLQVGDYPVIVVRDREGQIRAFHNSCRHRGSRVCSAARGTSARLVCPYHQWTYDLDGSLVFARQMGPDFDASAYGLKSVACESVGGYVFISLADTPADFGPTRDMIEPYLAPHNLADTKVAHETTIIEKGNWKLVWENNRECYHCAGNHPELCKTYPEAPGVTGVSGGADDPEIAAHWAHCEALGLPSAFRMADDGHSRITRMPLLRDAVSYTMSGRPAVSKPLTDAIAADHIGAMLLFHYPTNWNHILGDHAITFRVLPIGPQETAVTTKWLVNREAVEGVDYDLDELIHVWTETNDQDRQIVEENAFGIRSPAYEPGPYSSDHEGGVDQFVDWYCRIMALRLTEEDSPTLRVA from the coding sequence ATGGACGTACAAGACGAGATGCGCCAGCGGCTGGCAGCGCGGCAGCAGGGTTTCACTCTGGAGCAGCCGTTCTATACCGACCCGGCCTATTTCGACGTCGACATGAAGATGGTCTGGTACCGGGAGTGGCTGTTTGCCGGCCATGACTGCGAAGTGCCGCGTCCCGGCGCGTTCTTCACGCTGCAGGTCGGCGACTATCCGGTGATCGTCGTCCGTGACCGTGAAGGGCAGATCCGCGCGTTCCACAACTCCTGCCGTCATCGGGGCTCCCGCGTCTGCTCGGCCGCGCGCGGCACCTCCGCGCGGCTGGTCTGCCCTTATCACCAGTGGACCTACGACCTCGACGGAAGCCTCGTGTTCGCCCGCCAGATGGGCCCCGACTTCGACGCCAGCGCCTACGGCCTGAAGTCGGTCGCCTGCGAAAGCGTCGGCGGCTACGTGTTCATTTCCCTGGCCGACACCCCTGCCGATTTCGGGCCGACCCGCGACATGATCGAGCCCTATCTCGCCCCCCACAACCTCGCCGACACGAAGGTCGCCCACGAGACCACCATCATCGAGAAGGGCAACTGGAAGCTCGTCTGGGAAAACAACCGCGAGTGCTATCACTGCGCCGGGAACCATCCCGAGCTCTGTAAGACCTATCCCGAAGCCCCCGGCGTGACCGGCGTTTCGGGCGGCGCGGACGATCCGGAGATCGCCGCCCACTGGGCCCATTGCGAAGCGCTGGGCCTGCCCAGCGCCTTCCGCATGGCAGATGACGGTCACAGCCGGATCACCCGGATGCCGCTGCTGCGCGATGCGGTCAGCTACACCATGAGCGGCCGCCCGGCGGTCTCCAAGCCGCTCACCGACGCGATCGCCGCCGACCATATCGGCGCGATGCTGCTGTTCCACTATCCCACCAACTGGAACCACATTCTCGGCGACCACGCGATCACCTTCCGCGTGCTGCCGATCGGCCCCCAGGAGACGGCGGTCACCACCAAGTGGCTGGTCAACCGCGAGGCGGTGGAGGGCGTCGACTACGATCTCGACGAGCTCATCCATGTCTGGACGGAGACCAACGACCAGGACCGTCAGATCGTCGAGGAGAACGCGTTCGGTATCCGTTCGCCCGCCTACGAACCGGGCCCCTATTCTTCCGATCACGAAGGCGGCGTCGACCAGTTCGTCGACTGGTACTGCCGGATCATGGCCTTGAGGCTGACGGAGGAAGACTCCCCCACCCTGCGCGTCGCCTGA
- a CDS encoding acetamidase/formamidase family protein: MSCGANHTIHRTHRHFGWDRGIEPVLRIAPGETVELECIDAGDGQLDRSSTAADIARMDPGRVNPVTGPIHVDGAEPGDALRITIEAFRPSGFGWTANIPGFGLLADQFPDPALHIWSYDAQTLAPAAFSPVGRVPLKPFAGTIGCAPGDPGPHSVIPPRRVGGNLDVRDLAVGTVLYLPVEAEGALLSVGDTHAAQGDGEVCGTAIESPMDVALRIDLEKDANLAMPRFTTPGPVTRHLDAKGYEVTTGVGPDLMENARAAVSQMVDLIAARTGMNPVEAYMLASVCGDLRLAEVVDAPNWLTAFYFPRVVLE; the protein is encoded by the coding sequence ATGAGCTGTGGCGCGAACCACACCATCCACCGCACCCACCGGCACTTCGGCTGGGATCGCGGGATCGAGCCGGTGCTCAGGATCGCGCCGGGCGAGACCGTCGAGCTTGAGTGCATCGACGCCGGCGACGGGCAGCTCGACCGGTCCAGCACCGCCGCCGACATCGCGCGGATGGATCCGGGCCGGGTCAATCCGGTCACCGGCCCGATCCATGTCGACGGCGCCGAGCCCGGAGACGCACTCAGGATCACCATCGAGGCGTTTCGGCCCTCGGGCTTCGGCTGGACGGCGAACATTCCGGGCTTCGGGCTTCTTGCCGACCAGTTTCCCGACCCGGCGCTGCACATCTGGTCCTATGACGCGCAGACGCTGGCGCCGGCGGCGTTCTCGCCGGTGGGTCGTGTGCCGCTCAAGCCCTTCGCCGGGACGATCGGCTGCGCGCCGGGCGATCCGGGACCCCACTCCGTTATTCCGCCGAGGCGGGTGGGCGGCAATCTCGATGTGCGGGACCTCGCCGTCGGAACGGTCCTCTATCTGCCGGTCGAGGCGGAAGGGGCGCTGTTGTCGGTGGGCGACACCCATGCCGCCCAGGGCGACGGGGAGGTCTGCGGCACGGCGATCGAAAGCCCGATGGACGTGGCACTCCGGATCGACCTGGAGAAGGACGCGAACCTCGCCATGCCGCGGTTCACGACACCGGGGCCGGTGACCCGCCATCTCGACGCGAAGGGATACGAGGTCACCACCGGCGTCGGTCCCGACCTCATGGAGAACGCCCGCGCCGCGGTGTCGCAGATGGTCGATCTGATCGCGGCGCGAACCGGGATGAACCCGGTCGAGGCCTACATGCTCGCCTCCGTCTGCGGCGACCTCAGGCTCGCGGAAGTCGTCGATGCGCCGAACTGGCTGACGGCGTTCTATTTTCCCCGGGTTGTGCTGGAGTAG
- a CDS encoding VOC family protein encodes MTLLHVSISASDPARVAAFLAEVLAGEAQPFPPFPGCWIAFAETDDGTAVEVYPTTHRLVAGPATIACAVGETDTSATFAHVALASPLDRQAVIERATSEGWLARICNRGPFECVEVWIEGRLLVEILDPGMQADYRRGMTTANWKAMFSLE; translated from the coding sequence ATGACGCTCCTCCATGTTTCCATCAGCGCCAGCGACCCCGCCCGGGTCGCGGCGTTCCTCGCCGAGGTTCTTGCGGGCGAGGCCCAGCCTTTCCCACCCTTTCCCGGATGCTGGATCGCCTTCGCCGAGACGGACGACGGCACTGCGGTGGAGGTCTATCCGACCACCCATCGGCTGGTGGCAGGGCCGGCAACGATCGCCTGCGCCGTGGGCGAAACGGATACGTCCGCGACCTTTGCTCACGTCGCCCTGGCCTCCCCCCTTGACCGGCAGGCGGTCATCGAGCGGGCGACATCCGAGGGTTGGCTCGCCCGGATCTGCAATCGCGGCCCGTTCGAATGCGTCGAGGTCTGGATCGAGGGACGCCTCCTGGTCGAAATCCTCGACCCGGGAATGCAGGCGGATTATCGGCGCGGCATGACCACCGCCAACTGGAAGGCCATGTTCAGTCTGGAGTGA
- a CDS encoding creatininase family protein, with product MTASSIAARTDPALGAPILADTIAEMTYGDVSAAAARGAVILWAFGVVEQHGPHLPTGTDIYIPSARLRLARRFLAEAGIEALILPPYYWGVNHVSASFPASIKVRPEVMAALMGDVIDSLGGDGFSKVFLVSGHGDALHNRTLFEAAEAASKPDGVQAAFVADPALFARIGVDPASPHALATTAEPEPTHDGTVYADVHAGDWETSLMLALEPDLVRKDDLGGLPPTDLSADDLAEWRKGHDHARRVTPDGYLGDPASATAEKGAASIVRDARSIAEAIAARMAGKR from the coding sequence ATGACCGCCTCTTCAATCGCCGCGCGGACCGATCCGGCCCTGGGCGCCCCGATCCTCGCCGACACCATCGCCGAAATGACCTATGGCGACGTGTCCGCCGCCGCGGCTCGCGGGGCCGTCATCCTGTGGGCCTTCGGGGTGGTGGAACAGCACGGCCCGCACCTGCCGACGGGAACCGACATCTACATCCCGTCCGCCCGGCTGCGGCTCGCCAGGCGCTTCCTGGCCGAGGCGGGGATCGAGGCGCTCATCCTGCCGCCCTACTACTGGGGCGTGAATCACGTTTCGGCGAGCTTTCCGGCCTCCATCAAGGTCCGGCCGGAGGTGATGGCGGCGCTGATGGGCGACGTGATCGACAGCCTCGGCGGCGACGGGTTCTCGAAGGTGTTTCTCGTCTCCGGGCACGGCGACGCACTGCACAACCGGACCCTGTTCGAGGCCGCCGAAGCCGCCTCGAAACCGGACGGTGTCCAGGCCGCCTTCGTCGCCGATCCGGCGCTGTTTGCGCGCATCGGCGTGGATCCCGCGAGCCCTCACGCGCTGGCGACCACGGCCGAACCCGAGCCGACCCACGACGGCACCGTCTACGCCGACGTCCATGCGGGCGACTGGGAGACGTCGCTGATGCTGGCCCTTGAACCGGACCTTGTACGAAAAGATGATCTCGGCGGCCTGCCTCCGACCGACCTCTCGGCCGACGATCTCGCCGAATGGCGTAAGGGCCACGACCACGCCCGTCGCGTCACGCCGGACGGCTATCTCGGCGATCCGGCGTCGGCGACTGCGGAAAAGGGCGCGGCCTCGATCGTCCGCGACGCCCGCTCGATCGCCGAGGCGATCGCCGCGCGCATGGCCGGGAAGCGGTAG